The following are encoded in a window of Esox lucius isolate fEsoLuc1 chromosome 14, fEsoLuc1.pri, whole genome shotgun sequence genomic DNA:
- the ulk1b gene encoding serine/threonine-protein kinase ULK1 isoform X3, with the protein METVGKFEFSRKDLIGHGAFAVVFKGRNREKHDWEVAVKCINKKNLAKSQTLLGKEIKILKELKHENIVALHDFQETASSVYLVMEYCNGGDLADYLHSKGTLSEDTIRVFLQQIAGAMRVLQAKGIIHRDLKPQNILLSYPLGRKSHSTNTCIKIADFGFARYLQNNMMAATLCGSPMYMAPEVIMSQNYDAKADLWSIGTILFQCLTGKAPFQASSPQDLRLFYEKNKNLSPNIPRETSSHLRHLLLGLLQRNHKDRMDFEEFFHHPFLEASSSIKKITPAVTMTCFPSSASASSCSSSSTSHLASPPSLAEVQQLRTKTLASPTQDAPVFLLKDSSGGGCSSKNSSCDTDDFVMVPAHFPSELPSEGPAGKVFHDSLMNSGSLLASGGLGSQGKTPPHSPSCSDSPSPLSRPSEFSASSCGNYGNYGQSVPIPVPTQVQNYQRMEQNLHSPSQAGSPRLSAPVPRCSSNSSLGFGRTGPFPPHPGGLRRPSAGGARPFQLSPQTLQFPDTQPPAQQLGLGSRLHSAPCLLEAASGGSRQKIRKQHSDPVGSNHQAGVMVMRPLHSSPRLSELMQRSPLPTILGSPSRAIPPFEFPKPPSSPNLVTFLAQQGLVLAPPGSRTASDQRDRGQLPTGQPGQYSHMTTDDKRGFGRSQSAGRLSDMLLLAAFGGPLGERGSSDNLSSNRGAIDITAPPGGGAAGSASPAHVVFTVGSPPSGCTPPQTSRNRQYSAGSSSSISPVGSFTSRYQTGPYLDGFEVPSSPRYSFTDPITANMGGPVTFLAPELPEETLMEQEHTETLKSMRFTLDFARCLMEVAELRGTGAEQGDSSPPSMLQQQSLVADQISSLSREWSYAEQLVLYMKTAELLSSSLHTAIDRVKQGKLYPSATVKQVVKRLNELYKSSVSSCRSLNARLERFFSRKHRLMDHINTITAERLLFSHTVQMVQSAALDEMFHQGEASVQRYHKALLLMQGLSLLLTENDDILSVSKCKECIERRLTALQSGLCV; encoded by the exons GAAACAGCCAGTTCTGTGTACCTGGTAATGGAG TATTGCAATGGTGGTGACCTGGCGGACTATCTGCACT CCAAGGGCACCCTAAGTGAGGACACTATCAGGGTGTTCTTGCAACAGATAGCTGGGGCCATGAGGGTGCTGCAGGCCAAGGGGATCATCCACAGAGACCTCAAACCCCAAAACATCCTGCTCTCCTACCCATTAGGACGCAAGTCCCACTCCACCAACACCTGCATCaagatag CTGACTTTGGCTTTGCCAGGTACCTTCAGAACAACATGATGGCTGCCACTTTGTGTGGGTCCCCTATGTACATG GCACCTGAGGTCATCATGTCTCAGAACTATGATGCCAAGGCTGACCTGTGGAGCATTGGCACCATCTTGTTCCAGTGTCTGACTGGGAAGGCTCCATTTCAG GCTAGCAGTCCCCAGGACCTCCGGCTATTTTATGAGAAAAACAAGAACCTCAGCCCAAA CATTCCCAGAGAGACCTCCTCTCACCTGAGGCATCTGCTGCTGGGTCTTCTGCAGCGCAACCACAAGGACCGCATGGACTTTG AGGAATTCTTCCATCATCCTTTTCTGGAGGCGAGCTCATCCATTAAGAAGA taacCCCAGCTGTGACCATGACGTGCTTTCCCAGCTCTGCTTCAGCCAGCTCATGTAGCAGCTCTTCCACCTCACACCTGGCTTCCCCACCA TCCCTGGCTGAGGTACAGCAGCTCCGTACCAAGACCCTTGCTTCCCCTACCCAAGATGCTCCTGTCTTCCTCCTAAAGGACTCCTCCGGAGGTGGCTGCAGCAGCAAAAACTCCTCCTGTGACACAGATGACTTTGTCATGGTGCCCGCACACTTCCCCA GTGAGCTCCCCAGCGAGGGGCCagctgggaaggtgttccacgACAGTCTGATGAACAGTGG CTCTCTGCTTGCTTCTGGTGGGCTGGGCAGTCAGGGCAAGACCCCTCCCCACTCCCCCTCCTGCAGTGACTCCCCCAGCCCCCTCAG TCGGCCCAGCGAGTTCTCTGCTAGCAGCTGTGGTAACTATGGTAACTACGGTCAGTCAGTGCCCATTCCAGTTCCCACTCAGGTCCAAAACTACCAGCGCATGGAGCAGAACCTCCATTCCCCTAGCCAGGCTGGCTCCCCACG GCTTTCAGCCCCAGTGCCCCGCTGCAGCAGCAATAGTTCCCTAGGATTTGGAAGGACCGGTCCTTTTCCTCCTCACCCAGGAGGCCTTCGCCGGCCTTCTGCAGGAGGTGCCAGACCTTTCCAGCTCTCTCCACAAA CTCTCCAGTTTCCTGACACGCAGCCTCCCGCTCAGCAGCTGGGCCTGGGCTCCCGTCTCCACAGCGCCCCCTGTCTTTTGGAAGCCGCTAGCGGTGGCAGCAGGCAGAAGATCAGGAAGCAGCACTCGGACCCAGTGGGGTCCAACCACCAGGCAGGCGTGATGGTTATGCGGCCCCTTCATTCCTCCCCCAGGTTGAGTGAGCTCATGCAGCGCAGCCCTCTTCCCACCATCCTGGGATCCCCCTCTAGA GCCATTCCGCCATTTGAGTTCCCAAAACCCCCCAGCTCCCCTAACCTGGTGACCTTCTTGGCCCAGCAGGGCCTGGTTCTGGCCCCACCTGGCAGCAGGACTGCCTCGGACCAAAGGGATAGAGGACAGCTCCCCACTGGCCAACCTGGTCAATATAGCCACATGACCACTGATGATAAGAGGGGCTTTGGCAGGTCTCAGAGTGCAGGTCGTCTGTCTGACATGCTGCTCTTGGCTGCATTTGGAGGGCCGCTGGGGGAGCGGGGCAGCAGTGACAACCTCAGCTCTAACAGAGGAGCCATAGATATTACAG CGCCCCCTGGGGGTGGAGCTGCAGGCTCAGCCAGCCCGGCCCATGTGGTGTTTACTGTTGGCTCCCCGCCCAGCGGCTGCACCCCGCCACAGACCTCTAGGAACAGGCAATACTCAG CAGGCTCCTCCAGCTCTATCAGCCCAGTGGGATCCTTCACAAGTCGATATCAGACAGGCCCCTATCTGGACGGCTTTGAGGTTCCCTCCAGTCCACGCTACAGTTTCACAGACCCCATTACAGCCAACATGGGGGGACCTGTCACCTTCCTGGCCCCTGAGCTGCCAGAGGAGACACTGATGGAG CAAGAGCACACAGAGACCCTAAAGAGCATGCGCTTCACGCTGGACTTTGCACGCTGTCTGATGGAGGTGGCAGAGCTCCGGGGGACCGGGGCTGAGCAGGGTGACAGCTCCCCGCCCTCCATGCtgcagcagcagagcctagtgGCTGACCAGATCAGCTCCCTCAGCAGAGAGTGGAG CTATGCAGAGCAGCTGGTTTTGTATATGAAGACTGCAGAGCTTTTATCTTCTTCATTACATACAGCAATTGATCGCGTAAAACAGGGCAAACTGTACCCCTCTGCTACTGTCAAACAag TGGTCAAGAGGCTGAACGAGCTGTACAAGTCCAGCGTGTCATCCTGCCGCTCCCTCAACGCAAGGCTAGAGCGCTTTTTCTCCCGGAAGCACCGTCTAATGGACCACATCAACACAATCACCGCTGAGAGGCTGCTGTTCAGCCATACTGTACAGATG GTGCAGTCCGCTGCGCTTGacgagatgttccaccagggaGAGGCGTCAGTGCAGCGCTATCACAAGGCCCTGCTGCTGATGCAGGGTCTGTCCCTGCTCCTCACCGAGAATGACGACATCCTCAGCGTCAGCAAAT GTAAGGAATGCATTGAGCGTCGCCTCACAGCTCTGCAGTCAGGGCTTTGCGTTTGA